From the Lolium rigidum isolate FL_2022 chromosome 2, APGP_CSIRO_Lrig_0.1, whole genome shotgun sequence genome, one window contains:
- the LOC124692624 gene encoding S-adenosylmethionine decarboxylase proenzyme-like has translation MAVLSVADLPPVSAIGFEGYEKRLEITFSEAPVFADPKGRGLRALSRAQIDSVLDLAKCTIVSELSNETFDSYVLSESSLFVYPYKAVIKTCGTTKLLLAIPRILELAEELSLPLAAVKYSRGTFIFPEAQPSPHKNFSDEVAFLNGYFGGLKSGGNAYVIGDPAKPGQKWHVYYATQQPEQPVVNLEMCMTGLDKKKASVFFKTSAEGHTSCAKEMTKLSGISDIVPEMEICDFDFEPCGYSMNAIHGSAFSTIHVTPEDGFSYASYEVMGLDPASMSYGELVKRVLRSFGPSEFSVAVTIFGGRSNAGTWGEKLAVGAYDSTNMVEQELPSGGLLIYQSFTAMGEISTGSPRSVLNCFVDDSLENGPKDTKMNAFLCWEEDAAQEIDERDGKKMRSA, from the coding sequence ATGGCAGTCCTGTCGGTTGCTGACCTCCCCCCGGTCTCTGCGATCGGGTTCGAGGGGTATGAGAAGCGCCTGGAGATCACTTTCTCTGAGGCGCCAGTCTTTGCTGACCCCAAGGGCAGGGGATTGCGTGCTCTCTCGCGTGCCCAGATTGACTCTGTTCTTGATCTTGCCAAGTGCACCATTGTCTCCGAGCTCTCCAATGAGACTTTTGACTCCTATGTCCTCTCTGAGTCAAGCCTCTTCGTGTACCCGTACAAGGCTGTGATCAAGACCTGCGGCACTACCAAGCTCCTGTTGGCCATTCCAAGAATCCTTGAGCTTGCTGAGGAGTTATCCCTGCCACTCGCTGCTGTGAAGTACTCCCGTGGGACCTTCATATTCCCTGAAGCACAGCCCTCTCCACACAAGAACTTCTCTGACGAGGTTGCCTTCCTCAACGGCTACTTTGGTGGCCTCAAATCTGGTGGCAATGCCTATGTGATTGGTGATCCTGCGAAGCCAGGCCAGAAGTGGCATGTCTACTACGCCACCCAGCAGCCTGAGCAGCCTGTGGTTAACCTTGAGATGTGCATGACTGGTCTGGACAAGAAGAAAGCTTCCGTCTTCTTCAAGACCTCTGCTGAAGGCCACACATCTTGCGCTAAGGAGATGACCAAGCTCTCCGGTATCTCTGACATAGTCCCGGAGATGGAGATCTGCGACTTTGATTTTGAGCCATGTGGCTACTCCATGAATGCCATCCATGGCTCTGCTTTCTCCACCATTCATGTGACCCCTGAGGATGGCTTCAGCTATGCTAGCTATGAGGTCATGGGCTTGGACCCTGCCTCCATGTCTTATGGTGAGCTGGTCAAGAGGGTGCTGAGATCCTTTGGCCCGTCAGAATTCTCCGTTGCTGTGACTATCTTCGGTGGTCGCAGCAATGCTGGGACCTGGGGTGAGAAGCTGGCTGTTGGGGCCTATGATAGCACCAACATGGTCGAGCAAGAGCTGCCGTCAGGAGGCCTGCTGATCTACCAGAGCTTCACTGCCATGGGCGAAATCTCCACAGGGTCTCCAAGATCTGTCCTGAACTGTTTTGTTGATGACAGTTTGGAGAATGGCCCCAAGGACACCAAGATGAATGCTTTCCTCTGCTGGGAAGA